The nucleotide window tcaatgaagactcttgaaaagcttggaggacttgcttgaacttacttcttaacatggcttgacttgactctaacttctctttaacttgatactaacttgccttgaattgaactatggattgaaggtatatgatcacacgtatttgtatgagttcgggatgtttagaaacactttggggtgttggaaacaactagggaacataggtataacacctaggaacatgcatgagaaagcatGGAAGGAAAGAGGGAacatggcgtccttggcgctctgcaaggcgcggagcgccagccctcgaaGGTCAGAGGtcacctgctggcgctctgagaggcgcggcgccccaaggggaaaacctcagagccccttttggggcacgttggcaggcgcgacgcgctgaccccttgcccagaaaactcgacttttctccctcttttcttcaactctaaaccactcTTACTTCAAGGGCTTCAACCctaaacactaaggatcatcatATCCCTCAACATACCATGGATTAAAACTCAAAACACAACCccatcatgtcccacaaccaacaataacttcaacaacacaactaacaatatcaacaacaatttcaatcttttctcaaatcataaaatgagcttggtgtgtgggggaaaggatcaacccacacaaagaactcacataccttgaaagggatcacccccgacgaaaatccacgttgatctttgacggaaacttgttgatctcctctttctcctcttctccttctccttcttctcttcttcttctctagcCCTAgcttttactcttttaaaaatgggacaaaatgatccaaagatcagccctatacaacaatataatcccaaaagaaatggctagggaaaagaccaaaatgcccttaattttCCGAACAGATTTCCCAGCCAACTGCCTAACttctaaagggcataactcgctcatacgaactcggaattgagcaaactcggcggcgttggaaagatcattccacaagattcacaaccataactggaaatactcctaaatcatcctgagatGGAAGTTATGACTGctaaaagttggtcaaaaattcatttttttccacacttggccaaattttccagatttttttttttaaattctttccaaaaatgactatttccaatttccaagctttttcatagttatttcaacttgccggatgttacaaaaggtttcacaaaaaaattgtctGAAAGAcaaatcaccaaaatatttatgggTTAACACATatgaaaaactgagaaaatcgtCTAATTCCTGTAAATGGGCCCCTAAATGCCAAAAAAATCACTCTAAATTGGTGAGATTGGCGTACTTCTCCCCCCAACTCCCTACGGATGGTTCCATAAAGATTTCGCAAAAAATTCATCAggaagtcatatcaccaaaatattcataggCTAACACACGAAAAAACTGACAAAATCGTCTAATTCTTGTAAATTGGCCATCAAATGTCCAAAAATCACTCAAAAATGGTGAGATTGTGCGTACTGCTCCCCAACTCTCTACGGAGGGTTCCATAAAAGTTTCGTGAAAAATTTGTCTagaagtcatatcaccaaaCTATTCATatgctaatacacacgaaaaattaagaaaaatccCTAATTTCTGTAAATTAGTCTCTAAATGCCTTAAAATCATTCTATAATGCAATTAAATAAGTGGAGTTTGAGAAAAATGATATGTATGAGTCTTATCCTTAGTAATATAAGAAATGCAATTCCTCACTGTGATTTGATGATAGCGAAgttaatattcataattttgtCATTAAGAATCGTGTATTTGTAAACCTCAATATATCTATAAAATGAATATATCTTGTTAATTGCAAACAGTTATTCACCATCGTATAATTACTTACCATGGGTACATAAAGTTTCACTgtgaaaatggtcaaatatgtcatcgaactttgagaTTAGACTCATTTATGTCGTCCATTAAAAGTTtagctcatttatgtcatttccgTTTGAATAAAAGGTTGAtccatgccattattttttaacgaAAAACAgtttggttttgcaaaaccaatTCTTTACACATGGTCAATTATGATTCGGTcacgtcattaattaaataagtttttaaaagcgaaaatgctcaaatatgtcatcgaactttgagaaacgttcatttatgtcatccgttaaaaaCTTGGCTCACCTATGTCattttcagttaacaaataatggcatgGATGACCCTTTCTCAAACGGAAATGGCAtggatgagccaaacttttaacgaatgacataaataagtcttttctcaaagttcgatgacatatCTAAGCCTtttctaattaaatttttaaccAAACTAACACctaatattacaaaaaaatccCTAACTAGGAACAcgtgatatatatatttgctaGCTTTCACCTCTAATTAAACTCTATATAAGATTACATGTTCATTTTCACACCTTCTTACTATTTcgaggagaagaaaaaatatgggGCTGAAAGGCAAGTTGATTGTGTCAATGGAGGTGAAGTGTGGAGGACATTTGATTAATGATATTATGCACACCAATACTCATCAAGCAGCCAACATAAGCCCTACTATCAACCATTTCGAGGTTCATGAGGGTGAAATAGGAAAAGTTGGTACGATTATTAACATGAAATATAAGGAAGGTAACATACATTTATCCCCTCTCTCTCTCAATTTGATTTACTTGCAtcaattttctatatttaggtgtattttgtagaatgaaaataatttgtttGAGAAAATAATCTTCATAAAAAACATAGTTGATGATGTTTGGacaagagggagttgctcgAATGATAAGCATTAATCTGAACGTAGTGaattcgagtcaccaagggaggagggataaaaaaaaaattgtttgatttttgtcAGCTCTTCTTTTGAGATTTTAAAGACTACTCATTCAGTAAAGGTAGACAAACCAATATTCAAGtgcattaataaataatttttggagaaaaatgaaaatcagtaaaagaaataaataaaataaatataatattttgtaaatgCTTTTAAGTCTTTCATGAGGAATTGTGCAGTTGAACTAGGAGTAACACCTTTGTATTTGCTAAGTTTAATGAATACAGATGGACAAGAAAAGACTATGAAGTATGAAATTGAAGCCATAGATCGTTACAAGAAATCAATAACCCGGAAAGTGATTGGTGGAGATTTGTTAGATTTCTATAGTTCATTTACGTTCGTATCATCACGTGAACAACAATGGATTACATGGACATTTGAgtatgaaaagaaaatagaaagcaACCCAGCGCCCCTTAATTTCTTGGGTTTTATTCTTGATGTGACCAACAATATTGAGGGtcactttctcaaaaaaaaagaaaaatatattgttttatatatgtttatggagaaaataatcaaaatggtccttcatGTATTAAGATTGCTTTATATTGATccttaatatatttcatatGATCTATATGGTCCTTATTGTATTATAAAAGAAGATCATTTTGATCTTTACCCCTAAAAACtaactgaaaaaataaaaaatgttaaactTAACTATTGGTGGGCCCCTTATTCTTCCATCTTTCTTGCTCATTTCTTCTCCTTCATCTTCTACTTTTGCCATTTCTTCTGCAAGTAACTATCCCCACCAAAAAAGAACCAAAACCAAGAGAAATATAGGAAACAAAAGGCAAATAGTTCATTGTAATCAAAGCAAACAAAAGGCAAATAGTTCTGGGTGAAGAACAAATCAATCCTTTCTGGGTTCAAATTGGGAGGACCCAAACTGTGTAACAAGTCAAACTGGTAAATATAGCAAACAAAAGGCAAATAGTTCATTGTAATCAAAGTAAAATTGATCTTCGTTTTCTCTTTTTGTCT belongs to Solanum stenotomum isolate F172 chromosome 1, ASM1918654v1, whole genome shotgun sequence and includes:
- the LOC125874291 gene encoding kirola-like — encoded protein: MGLKGKLIVSMEVKCGGHLINDIMHTNTHQAANISPTINHFEVHEGEIGKVGTIINMKYKEDGQEKTMKYEIEAIDRYKKSITRKVIGGDLLDFYSSFTFVSSREQQWITWTFEYEKKIESNPAPLNFLGFILDVTNNIEGHFL